In Arthrobacter citreus, a single genomic region encodes these proteins:
- a CDS encoding BrxA/BrxB family bacilliredoxin, whose protein sequence is MNMNFNFFMNDVVHTARQEIVAAGYAELKTPEEVEQALGKKGTTLVMVNSVCGCAGGIARPAAAHSVHYDARPDQLVTVFAGQDKEATSKAREYFTGKAPSSPSFALLKDGKLVAMVERHEIEGHDPMQVVQKLQTYFEQYCEEI, encoded by the coding sequence ATGAATATGAATTTTAACTTTTTTATGAATGATGTTGTCCATACTGCACGTCAAGAAATCGTAGCGGCTGGTTATGCAGAATTAAAAACACCTGAGGAAGTCGAGCAAGCATTAGGAAAGAAAGGCACAACGCTAGTAATGGTGAATTCGGTATGTGGTTGTGCAGGTGGTATTGCCCGTCCTGCAGCAGCACATTCAGTACATTATGATGCAAGACCTGATCAATTAGTTACCGTGTTTGCAGGGCAAGATAAAGAAGCCACTTCAAAAGCACGTGAATATTTTACTGGAAAAGCTCCTTCTTCTCCGTCATTTGCATTATTAAAAGATGGTAAGCTTGTTGCAATGGTTGAACGTCATGAAATTGAAGGACATGATCCAATGCAAGTTGTTCAAAAACTTCAAACTTATTTTGAACAATACTGCGAGGAAATTTAA
- a CDS encoding 8-oxo-dGTP diphosphatase — protein sequence MLKYTLCFIKRENELLMLNRVNAPTMGIWNGVGGKIEKGESIERSVQREIAEETGIQIEMNQLTYKGKVTWHEEDVDFGGMYVFLAEVSDRLLFDTPIKTDEGILDWKKIDWVIDAKNQGVGECIPFFLPILLNDDHNYHYSFYYKENRVVDFVVEEEVLI from the coding sequence ATTTTGAAATATACTTTATGCTTTATTAAACGAGAAAATGAACTTTTAATGTTAAATAGAGTAAACGCTCCAACAATGGGAATTTGGAATGGTGTTGGTGGAAAAATAGAAAAAGGTGAATCAATTGAAAGGTCTGTACAAAGAGAAATTGCTGAGGAAACCGGTATTCAAATTGAAATGAATCAATTAACATATAAAGGTAAAGTAACCTGGCATGAAGAAGATGTGGATTTTGGTGGTATGTATGTATTTCTTGCTGAAGTGTCCGATCGTTTACTATTTGATACTCCTATAAAAACGGACGAAGGTATTTTAGATTGGAAAAAAATTGATTGGGTAATCGATGCAAAAAATCAAGGAGTAGGAGAGTGTATTCCTTTTTTTCTTCCCATTCTATTAAATGATGATCATAACTATCACTATTCCTTTTATTATAAGGAGAATAGAGTTGTGGATTTTGTGGTAGAAGAAGAAGTATTAATATAA
- a CDS encoding transporter substrate-binding domain-containing protein: MKKLVGVLAASALSIGMLSGCNKSDDKTLVLGTSADYKPYEFIDTQNDKIVGFDVDLAKAIGKKTGYTVKVKDIDFNSLITAMNADKVDFIMAGMKKTPERAKNADFTAPYFTDQNEVVINKDSNIKSVSDLKGKTVGVQAGSIQETKAIEVAKTAGFKVENRNRIPELVEELKAGRFDAVIIEQSVASGYLNKLKEMQGVMMQDFYEQSGSAVALPKGSKLTPKFDKALTELKKDGTVDKLVKKWFGEMK, encoded by the coding sequence ATGAAAAAATTAGTCGGAGTTTTAGCTGCATCAGCATTATCAATTGGAATGTTATCTGGATGTAATAAGTCAGATGATAAAACTTTAGTATTAGGTACAAGTGCGGATTATAAGCCTTATGAATTTATTGACACACAAAATGATAAAATTGTAGGTTTTGATGTTGATTTAGCGAAAGCGATCGGTAAGAAAACTGGTTATACAGTTAAAGTAAAAGATATTGATTTTAACTCATTAATTACTGCTATGAATGCAGATAAAGTAGATTTCATTATGGCAGGTATGAAAAAGACGCCCGAGCGTGCTAAAAACGCAGATTTCACTGCACCATACTTTACGGACCAAAATGAAGTAGTTATAAATAAGGATTCAAATATTAAAAGTGTTAGTGATTTAAAAGGGAAAACAGTTGGTGTACAAGCTGGTTCGATTCAAGAAACAAAAGCAATTGAAGTTGCTAAAACGGCTGGATTTAAAGTTGAAAACCGTAATCGAATTCCTGAATTAGTAGAAGAATTAAAAGCTGGAAGATTTGATGCTGTAATTATTGAACAATCAGTGGCGAGTGGCTATTTGAATAAATTAAAGGAAATGCAAGGGGTAATGATGCAAGATTTCTATGAACAATCGGGTTCAGCAGTAGCTCTTCCAAAAGGTAGTAAATTAACTCCAAAGTTTGATAAAGCATTAACTGAATTAAAAAAGGATGGAACTGTTGATAAATTAGTTAAGAAATGGTTCGGAGAAATGAAATAA
- a CDS encoding aspartate aminotransferase family protein produces MEKDWSHLLEKMPLRLAPSMAKDHPNLPVVKEEGCYYYGVDGKQYLDFTSGIATTNVGHRHPKVVQAIKDGADSLAHGPSGVIIYESILKLADELAEILPGNLDTFFFGNSGTEAIEGAIKLAKHATKRPYIVSFIGCFHGRSMGALSVTTSKSKYRKFLQPSGSYQIPYANVSECPEGYDEEQYVVEQLEKDFKRLFNHQVTPEEVAAVIVEPVLGEGGYIVPPKAWLKKIREICDQNNILLIFDEVQTGFGRTGDWFAAHTFDVTPDIMAIAKGIANGIPLSATVASNELMKLWPLGSHGTTFGGNPIACTAALAVLEIIKEEKLLDNTKEVGAYAVEKLNELKEKHPMIGSIRSIGLMIGIEIINPATNEPDGDGLFKILDLALEKGVLFYFCGNNSEVIRMIPPLTVTKNQIDDGLAILDEALTEYEQSIGYEIYETKGIGF; encoded by the coding sequence ATGGAGAAAGATTGGAGTCACTTATTGGAAAAAATGCCTTTACGTCTTGCACCGAGCATGGCAAAGGATCATCCTAACTTACCGGTAGTTAAAGAAGAGGGTTGTTACTATTATGGTGTTGATGGTAAACAGTACTTAGACTTTACATCGGGTATTGCTACTACAAATGTTGGACATCGCCATCCTAAAGTAGTACAAGCAATTAAAGACGGAGCGGATTCTTTAGCTCATGGTCCTTCTGGAGTAATTATATACGAATCTATTTTAAAACTAGCAGATGAGTTGGCTGAAATTCTTCCTGGTAACTTAGATACTTTCTTTTTTGGAAATAGTGGAACAGAAGCAATTGAAGGAGCTATTAAACTAGCGAAACATGCTACTAAACGTCCATATATTGTTTCATTTATCGGTTGTTTCCATGGCCGTTCTATGGGGGCATTAAGTGTAACTACTTCAAAAAGTAAGTATCGAAAATTTTTACAACCATCAGGTTCCTATCAAATACCTTATGCAAATGTTTCAGAATGCCCTGAAGGTTATGATGAAGAACAATATGTAGTTGAACAATTAGAAAAAGATTTTAAACGTTTATTTAATCACCAAGTAACTCCAGAAGAAGTTGCTGCAGTAATTGTAGAGCCTGTTCTTGGAGAAGGTGGATATATTGTACCTCCTAAAGCCTGGTTAAAGAAAATTCGTGAGATCTGTGATCAAAATAATATTTTATTAATATTTGATGAGGTTCAAACTGGATTTGGACGTACAGGTGATTGGTTTGCTGCACATACATTTGATGTGACACCAGATATTATGGCGATTGCAAAAGGTATTGCTAATGGTATTCCATTAAGTGCAACTGTAGCATCAAATGAACTAATGAAACTTTGGCCACTTGGTAGTCATGGTACAACATTTGGTGGAAATCCAATAGCTTGTACAGCTGCACTTGCTGTTTTAGAAATTATTAAAGAAGAAAAGTTATTAGATAATACGAAAGAAGTTGGAGCATACGCGGTTGAAAAGCTGAATGAATTAAAAGAAAAACACCCTATGATTGGAAGTATTCGTTCAATCGGTTTAATGATCGGTATTGAAATCATTAACCCTGCGACAAACGAACCAGATGGTGATGGATTATTTAAAATTCTTGATCTTGCTTTGGAAAAAGGTGTTTTATTCTATTTCTGTGGTAACAACAGTGAAGTTATTCGTATGATCCCACCTTTAACAGTTACAAAGAATCAAATAGATGATGGGTTAGCAATCTTAGATGAAGCATTAACAGAATATGAGCAATCCATTGGATATGAAATATACGAAACAAAGGGCATTGGTTTCTAA
- a CDS encoding amino acid ABC transporter permease gives MNLDFSQIVPSMPYILAGLKLTLLVVSCSILLGLILAILLALMKISRAKWLVVIADFYTSIFRGTPMVLQLMIIYYGLPQLIGFDIEKFPAAVLAFGLNSGAYVSEIIRAGILAVDKGQQEAASALGIPYRKMMSKIILPQAFKNILPALMNEFITLTKESAMVTVIGASDLMRRAFLVGGETYSFMEPLIFVAGIYYIIIMLLSLLGKSIERKMRTND, from the coding sequence ATGAATTTAGATTTTTCACAAATTGTTCCTTCTATGCCATATATATTAGCCGGACTAAAATTAACACTACTTGTAGTTAGCTGTTCAATTTTATTAGGTCTAATTTTAGCAATATTACTAGCATTAATGAAAATTAGCCGTGCAAAATGGTTAGTTGTCATAGCTGATTTTTATACATCAATTTTTCGTGGGACGCCGATGGTTTTGCAATTAATGATCATTTATTATGGATTGCCACAATTAATTGGTTTCGATATTGAGAAGTTTCCAGCAGCGGTTTTAGCTTTTGGATTAAATTCCGGAGCCTATGTTTCAGAAATTATTCGTGCAGGTATTTTAGCAGTTGATAAAGGACAACAAGAAGCTGCTTCTGCACTAGGAATACCTTATCGTAAAATGATGTCAAAAATTATTTTACCGCAAGCATTTAAAAATATTTTACCAGCATTGATGAATGAGTTTATTACCTTAACGAAAGAATCAGCTATGGTTACTGTAATTGGTGCATCAGATTTAATGCGAAGAGCATTTTTAGTTGGTGGAGAGACTTACTCATTTATGGAGCCACTTATTTTTGTAGCTGGAATCTACTATATTATAATTATGTTATTGTCACTTCTAGGTAAATCTATTGAAAGGAAGATGCGTACAAATGATTAA
- a CDS encoding amino acid ABC transporter ATP-binding protein, whose amino-acid sequence MIKITNLNKSFGNVHVLKGINTIIDQGSVVAVIGPSGSGKSTFLRCMNLLETPSKGEIWMDEIEITNPKSNIMKIREDVGMVFQHFHLFPHMTVLENITYAPINVKGMSKAEADEKAQKLLDKVGLLEKANVYPPQLSGGQKQRVAIARALAMEPKVMLFDEPTSALDPEMVKEVLEVMKSLAHTGMTMVIVTHEMGFAKEVADRILFLDEGNLVEDSTPNELFTSPKTARAKLFLDKVL is encoded by the coding sequence ATGATTAAAATTACGAATTTAAATAAAAGCTTTGGTAATGTTCATGTATTAAAAGGTATCAATACGATCATTGATCAAGGGTCTGTTGTAGCTGTAATTGGGCCGTCTGGTTCTGGTAAATCTACATTTTTACGCTGTATGAATTTATTAGAAACACCATCAAAAGGTGAAATTTGGATGGATGAAATTGAAATTACAAATCCCAAAAGTAATATTATGAAAATACGCGAAGATGTTGGGATGGTTTTTCAGCATTTTCATTTATTCCCACATATGACAGTTCTAGAAAATATAACGTATGCTCCGATCAATGTAAAAGGTATGAGCAAAGCTGAGGCAGACGAAAAAGCCCAAAAGCTTTTAGATAAAGTAGGTCTTCTTGAGAAAGCAAATGTTTATCCGCCTCAACTATCAGGTGGACAAAAACAACGTGTTGCAATTGCAAGAGCACTTGCGATGGAACCAAAAGTAATGTTATTTGACGAGCCAACTTCAGCACTAGACCCAGAGATGGTAAAAGAAGTACTTGAAGTAATGAAATCTTTAGCTCACACAGGTATGACAATGGTAATCGTTACACATGAAATGGGATTTGCAAAGGAAGTAGCAGATCGAATTTTATTCTTAGACGAAGGAAATCTAGTGGAAGATTCAACTCCAAATGAACTATTCACAAGTCCAAAAACTGCTCGTGCAAAATTATTTCTTGATAAAGTATTATAA
- a CDS encoding acyl-CoA thioesterase has translation MSSKYCHESRSTLTVRVFPTDLNNHQTLFGGKILADMDMIASITAAKHSRLKCVTASIDHVDFLHPVTEEDCISYEAFVVVTGTSSIVIFVKAIAENLITSNRRVAATSFLTFVGMKDNKTVPVPTIILETDEERELAEIAKARIENRKNNKLISKNIESIISTKPLKLKQNDD, from the coding sequence ATGAGTTCTAAATATTGTCATGAATCACGTTCAACTTTAACTGTTCGGGTTTTCCCTACTGATTTAAACAATCACCAAACGCTTTTTGGTGGAAAAATTCTTGCTGACATGGATATGATTGCTTCTATTACAGCTGCTAAACATTCGAGGTTAAAATGTGTCACTGCTTCAATTGATCATGTAGACTTTTTGCATCCAGTAACTGAAGAGGACTGTATTTCTTATGAGGCATTTGTTGTCGTTACTGGTACATCATCAATTGTCATTTTTGTAAAAGCAATTGCAGAAAACTTAATTACTAGTAATCGTCGAGTTGCTGCTACTTCATTTTTAACATTTGTCGGCATGAAGGATAATAAGACCGTACCAGTTCCAACAATCATTCTTGAAACCGACGAAGAACGAGAACTAGCTGAGATTGCAAAAGCACGAATTGAAAATCGTAAAAATAATAAATTAATCAGTAAAAACATTGAATCAATCATCTCTACAAAGCCTTTAAAATTAAAACAAAATGATGATTAA
- a CDS encoding aromatic acid exporter family protein, with protein sequence MYRIGSRIVKTALGSAAAIFIAQTVGIHFYGSAGTITILCIQPTKKRSLDTAWRRFTACVLIILFCIFFFHIFGYTPLAIGLLLLFFIPFLVALRIQEGVLTSTVIMLHLYGLKKITIPIILDELTVIVIGIGVALLCNLYMPSLDDQIKSFKVKIDSKFCFIFEKISIFLKEPSNKCFLEEYDETVKLLQEAKKISKLEIDNHYFKSSNDEDYEYFLLRERQLAAIHRIIETVCSIKVSNEQSIILSKFFNDLSFSINPIISGVICLHQLEEIYHMFRAMPLPQTADDFETRAAVLTIINEMESFLIMKSKFKGKYSTLA encoded by the coding sequence ATGTACAGAATTGGTTCAAGGATTGTGAAAACTGCATTGGGCAGTGCTGCAGCAATTTTTATAGCACAAACAGTCGGGATTCATTTTTATGGGTCTGCAGGAACAATAACAATATTATGTATTCAACCAACTAAAAAACGTTCATTAGATACAGCTTGGAGAAGGTTTACTGCATGCGTGCTCATCATACTTTTTTGTATTTTTTTCTTTCATATTTTTGGATACACACCGCTAGCAATAGGATTATTACTATTATTTTTCATTCCATTTCTAGTAGCGCTTAGAATTCAAGAAGGTGTTCTTACTAGTACAGTCATTATGCTTCATTTGTATGGATTAAAAAAAATAACTATTCCAATCATATTAGATGAGTTAACTGTTATTGTAATAGGAATTGGAGTGGCCTTACTTTGTAATTTATATATGCCTAGTTTAGACGATCAGATTAAAAGCTTTAAAGTTAAAATAGACTCTAAATTTTGTTTTATTTTCGAGAAGATTTCTATTTTTTTAAAAGAGCCGTCGAATAAGTGTTTTTTAGAAGAATATGATGAAACAGTAAAATTACTACAAGAAGCGAAAAAAATTTCTAAATTAGAAATAGACAACCATTATTTTAAATCGTCGAATGACGAGGATTACGAATACTTTTTATTAAGAGAAAGACAGCTTGCTGCTATTCATCGCATAATTGAAACAGTTTGCAGCATTAAAGTAAGTAATGAGCAGTCGATCATTTTGTCAAAGTTTTTTAATGATCTAAGCTTTTCGATAAACCCGATTATAAGTGGAGTTATTTGTTTGCATCAGTTAGAAGAAATTTATCATATGTTTCGGGCGATGCCTCTACCACAAACTGCTGATGATTTTGAAACAAGAGCAGCGGTTTTAACAATCATCAATGAAATGGAAAGTTTTTTAATTATGAAGTCAAAGTTTAAAGGGAAATATTCAACGTTAGCTTGA
- a CDS encoding L,D-transpeptidase, whose amino-acid sequence MDLLKLVLALFLVVGPVWPLGQNPQVGEPFIIINKEVNNLAYVEDGKIQGIYKIATGKTADLTPEGIFNITYKAKNPYWRKKNIPGGDPKNPLGSRWIGFDALGTDGSIYGIHGNNDPSTIGKYISNGCVRMYTNDVNKLYDKIPYGTKVYITTSSNSFEQLAREHGAIK is encoded by the coding sequence ATTGATTTGCTTAAATTAGTTCTGGCACTATTTTTAGTAGTCGGTCCGGTTTGGCCACTTGGCCAAAATCCACAAGTGGGTGAGCCATTTATTATTATTAATAAGGAAGTAAATAATTTAGCATACGTAGAAGACGGTAAAATACAAGGAATCTATAAAATTGCTACTGGGAAAACGGCAGATTTAACGCCAGAAGGTATATTTAATATTACATATAAAGCGAAAAATCCTTATTGGCGCAAAAAGAATATTCCAGGAGGGGATCCAAAAAATCCGCTTGGCTCTAGGTGGATTGGTTTTGATGCATTAGGAACGGATGGATCAATTTATGGAATACATGGAAATAATGATCCCTCAACTATTGGAAAGTATATATCAAATGGATGTGTAAGGATGTACACAAATGATGTAAATAAGCTTTATGATAAAATTCCTTATGGAACAAAGGTTTACATAACAACATCATCAAATTCGTTTGAACAATTAGCTCGTGAACATGGAGCAATCAAATAA
- the prli42 gene encoding stressosome-associated protein Prli42, whose translation MRKKTQKIVVMIMLISMLATTLLAGIASLL comes from the coding sequence ATGAGAAAAAAAACACAAAAAATAGTCGTGATGATTATGTTAATTTCAATGCTTGCTACTACTTTACTTGCAGGTATCGCTTCTTTACTATAA
- the mce gene encoding methylmalonyl-CoA epimerase — protein MFTNIDHMAICVKDLNESIKKYENELGLSYSYREIVNDQGVEIAFFESKKINIELIQPLTTINPVHKYIEKKGEGLHHIAFQVDDIEKSLNELKKRQFSLINHSPRNGTNGSKAVFIHPKQFGMLIEIVQNKGEV, from the coding sequence ATGTTCACAAATATAGATCATATGGCGATTTGTGTGAAAGATTTAAACGAGAGCATAAAAAAATATGAAAATGAATTAGGATTATCTTATTCTTATCGTGAAATAGTAAACGATCAAGGAGTAGAAATTGCATTTTTTGAATCAAAGAAAATCAATATTGAATTAATCCAACCACTTACTACAATTAACCCTGTACATAAATACATTGAAAAAAAGGGTGAAGGTTTGCATCATATTGCTTTTCAAGTTGATGATATTGAAAAATCACTAAATGAACTTAAAAAACGTCAATTTAGTTTAATTAACCACTCACCTCGTAATGGAACTAATGGTTCAAAAGCTGTTTTTATACACCCTAAACAATTTGGCATGTTAATCGAAATTGTTCAAAACAAGGGGGAAGTATAA
- a CDS encoding methylmalonyl-CoA carboxyltransferase, translating to MMSKYDDLYRLYEKKSEIEQGGGFERIEKQHERGKFTARERIDLLLDEGSFVELYSFVEHRCTDFGMDEQSGACDGVVTGYGTINDRTVFVFSQDFTVFGGALGEMHAKKISQIMDLAVKCKAPIIGLNDSGGARIQEGVLSLDGYGHVFYRNTIYSGVVPQISVIMGPCAGGAVYSPAITDFVIMVNGSSQMFITGPKVIESVTGEKISAEDLGGAKVHNEISGNAHFHAKTEEEALNVVRNLLDYLPSHWEEKAPIKMKNDKEIDDLMELIPDESSRPYDVKKIVEMIVDEDSFLEVHQGFAKNLVVGFARLNGEVLGLVCNQPKFMAGGLDLHSADKGARFIRFCDSFNIPIVTFVDVTGFFPGVKQEHGGIIRHGAKLLYAYSEATVPKVTVITRKAFGGAYVALNSKSIGADLVFAWPNAEIAVMGAAGAVNILYGKEIAQSNHPDEIRSEWMDLYKEKFSNPYIAAKYGLVDEIIDPKMTRKKLIQSLEILKNKNEKRPAKKHGNIPL from the coding sequence ATAATGAGTAAATATGATGATCTATATAGACTGTATGAAAAAAAATCTGAAATAGAGCAAGGCGGTGGATTTGAACGGATCGAAAAACAGCATGAACGTGGAAAATTTACGGCTCGAGAAAGAATAGATCTGTTATTAGATGAAGGTAGCTTTGTTGAGTTATATAGTTTTGTAGAGCATCGTTGTACAGATTTTGGAATGGATGAGCAATCGGGAGCATGTGATGGGGTCGTAACGGGCTATGGAACGATAAATGATCGAACGGTTTTTGTATTTTCTCAAGACTTCACAGTATTTGGTGGGGCTTTAGGAGAAATGCATGCAAAAAAAATTAGTCAAATAATGGACCTGGCAGTAAAGTGCAAGGCTCCTATAATTGGTTTAAACGATTCAGGTGGCGCAAGAATTCAAGAAGGTGTACTTTCCTTGGATGGTTATGGACATGTCTTTTATCGCAATACGATCTATTCCGGTGTAGTACCGCAAATCTCAGTGATTATGGGCCCATGTGCAGGGGGAGCGGTTTATTCTCCTGCAATAACTGATTTTGTCATAATGGTTAATGGAAGTAGCCAAATGTTTATAACTGGACCAAAGGTAATTGAAAGTGTAACTGGTGAAAAAATTTCTGCAGAAGATTTAGGTGGAGCGAAAGTACATAATGAAATTAGTGGTAATGCACATTTTCATGCAAAAACGGAAGAAGAGGCACTAAATGTAGTTAGAAACTTATTGGATTATTTACCCTCACATTGGGAAGAAAAAGCTCCTATTAAAATGAAGAATGACAAAGAGATTGATGATTTAATGGAATTAATACCTGATGAGAGTAGTCGGCCATATGATGTGAAAAAAATAGTCGAAATGATTGTAGATGAAGACTCTTTTTTGGAGGTACATCAAGGCTTTGCAAAAAATTTAGTCGTTGGGTTTGCTAGGTTAAATGGAGAAGTATTAGGACTTGTTTGTAATCAACCTAAGTTTATGGCAGGCGGACTGGATTTACATTCTGCCGATAAAGGAGCAAGATTTATTCGTTTTTGTGATAGTTTTAATATACCGATTGTAACTTTTGTAGATGTGACAGGGTTTTTCCCTGGTGTAAAACAGGAGCATGGAGGTATAATAAGGCATGGCGCTAAGCTTTTATACGCATATTCTGAGGCAACAGTTCCAAAAGTTACAGTCATTACAAGAAAAGCTTTTGGTGGTGCATACGTTGCTTTAAATAGTAAATCAATTGGAGCAGATTTAGTATTTGCCTGGCCAAACGCTGAAATCGCTGTAATGGGTGCTGCAGGAGCTGTAAATATACTATATGGAAAAGAAATTGCTCAAAGTAATCATCCTGATGAGATTAGATCTGAGTGGATGGATCTTTATAAAGAGAAATTTTCAAATCCATATATAGCTGCAAAATATGGACTAGTCGATGAGATTATTGATCCAAAGATGACTAGAAAAAAGCTAATTCAATCTTTAGAAATACTAAAAAACAAAAATGAAAAGCGTCCAGCTAAAAAACATGGTAATATACCTTTGTAG
- a CDS encoding M20/M25/M40 family metallo-hydrolase gives MINEQRIVDEFLELVQVDSETKYEAEIAKVLKQKLEALGMNVFEDDTMGVTGHGAGNIVATIPATKEGVDGIFFSCHMDTVTPGKGIKPSIKDGYIVTDGTTILGADDKAGIAAFLEAAKQIKEQNIEHGEIQFIISVGEESGLHGAKAMDPKLITTKFGYALDSDEEVGNIIVAAPTQAKVIATIYGKTAHAGVAPEKGVSAITIASKAIARMPLGRIDEETTANIGRFEGGSATNIVCDQVNILAEARSLIGEKMEAQVAKMKAAFEEVATEMGGRAEVEVQIMYPGFKFGEGDHVVEVAKRAAEKIGRTPALQQSGGGSDANVFAGHGFPIVNLAIGYEEIHTTNERMPIKELVKTAEMVIAIVEEVAK, from the coding sequence ATGATTAATGAACAACGTATAGTCGATGAATTTTTAGAATTAGTACAAGTAGACTCTGAAACTAAGTATGAAGCTGAAATTGCAAAGGTTTTAAAACAAAAATTGGAAGCCCTTGGAATGAATGTTTTTGAAGACGACACAATGGGTGTTACAGGTCACGGTGCTGGAAATATTGTTGCTACAATTCCTGCTACTAAAGAAGGAGTAGATGGTATTTTCTTCTCTTGTCACATGGACACAGTAACTCCAGGTAAAGGAATTAAACCATCAATTAAAGATGGCTACATCGTTACAGATGGTACAACTATTCTTGGCGCAGATGATAAAGCTGGTATCGCAGCATTTTTAGAAGCGGCTAAACAAATTAAAGAACAAAATATTGAACATGGTGAAATTCAATTCATTATCTCAGTTGGTGAAGAATCTGGATTACATGGTGCAAAAGCAATGGATCCAAAATTAATCACGACTAAATTCGGATATGCATTAGATAGCGATGAAGAAGTAGGTAATATCATCGTAGCAGCTCCAACTCAAGCAAAAGTTATTGCTACTATTTATGGTAAAACTGCTCACGCTGGTGTAGCACCTGAAAAAGGTGTATCAGCGATTACGATTGCTTCTAAAGCAATTGCTAGAATGCCACTAGGTCGTATCGACGAAGAAACTACTGCAAATATCGGCCGTTTTGAAGGTGGAAGTGCAACGAATATCGTATGTGATCAAGTGAATATTTTAGCTGAAGCTCGTTCATTAATCGGCGAAAAAATGGAAGCTCAAGTAGCTAAAATGAAAGCAGCATTTGAAGAAGTAGCTACTGAAATGGGTGGACGCGCTGAAGTAGAAGTACAAATTATGTACCCTGGATTTAAATTTGGTGAAGGAGACCACGTAGTTGAAGTTGCAAAACGCGCAGCAGAAAAAATCGGACGTACTCCTGCATTACAACAAAGTGGTGGTGGATCTGATGCCAACGTATTCGCAGGTCACGGTTTCCCAATCGTAAACTTAGCAATCGGTTATGAAGAAATCCACACAACTAACGAAAGAATGCCAATTAAAGAGCTAGTAAAAACAGCTGAAATGGTTATTGCAATCGTTGAAGAAGTTGCAAAATAA
- a CDS encoding DedA family protein — MVHHLNVLINHYGYLGIILALIGGIIGLPLPDEILLIYIGYNVFQGRLSYIPSIACAIIGIICGISLSYLLGYMFGLPLLNKYGPKVHITEKKIEFTKSLFSKFGPYILIIGFFIPGVRHLTAYFAAINKYSYKKFSMYAFVGAILWGFTFITLGKIFGEEWDKVASIFAKYSLVIFPSALLVATIFYFVWRKRLSTN, encoded by the coding sequence ATGGTTCATCATTTAAACGTATTAATAAATCACTATGGTTATTTAGGCATCATTTTAGCATTAATAGGAGGAATTATTGGTTTACCCTTACCAGATGAAATTCTTTTAATTTATATAGGTTATAATGTGTTTCAAGGTAGACTATCCTATATACCATCAATAGCATGTGCCATTATTGGGATCATTTGTGGTATTTCTTTAAGTTACTTACTTGGATATATGTTTGGTTTACCATTATTAAATAAATATGGTCCGAAAGTACATATTACTGAGAAAAAAATTGAATTCACTAAAAGTTTATTTTCAAAATTTGGACCCTATATACTGATAATAGGTTTTTTTATTCCAGGGGTAAGGCATTTGACTGCATATTTTGCAGCCATTAATAAATATTCTTATAAAAAGTTTTCTATGTATGCATTTGTTGGTGCAATCTTATGGGGATTCACTTTTATTACATTAGGTAAAATTTTTGGAGAAGAATGGGATAAAGTAGCTTCTATTTTTGCAAAGTATAGTTTAGTGATTTTTCCATCTGCTTTATTAGTCGCAACTATTTTCTATTTTGTATGGAGGAAGCGATTAAGTACAAATTAA